In a genomic window of Halorussus salilacus:
- a CDS encoding transcription initiation factor IIB, protein MTSTRIQRYDEQTDVTESDRTDERTGERDETETVCPECGGDLATHDGETVCQECGLVVEEDNVDRGPEWRAFDAKEKDEKSRVGAPTTKMMHDKGLSTNIGWQNRDAYGNSLGSRQREKMQRLRKWNERFRTRDSKERNLKQALGEIDRMASALGLPENVRETASVIYRRALDEDLLPGRSIEGVATSALYAAARQTGTPRSIDEVANVSRIDEMEFKRTYRYIVRELNLQIQPADPEDYVARFASELGISDESERRARELLRNAKRKGLHSGKSPVGLAAAAVYAGPLLTNEKVTQAEVSEVAQVSEVTIRNRYHELLEAEDEAFAAA, encoded by the coding sequence ATGACCAGTACACGCATCCAGAGATACGACGAACAGACCGACGTAACCGAATCCGACCGAACCGACGAACGCACCGGCGAGCGCGACGAGACCGAGACCGTCTGTCCCGAGTGCGGCGGCGACCTCGCCACCCACGACGGCGAGACCGTCTGTCAGGAGTGCGGCCTCGTGGTCGAAGAGGACAACGTCGACCGCGGGCCCGAGTGGCGGGCGTTCGACGCCAAGGAGAAAGACGAGAAGTCCCGGGTCGGCGCGCCCACCACGAAGATGATGCACGACAAGGGGCTGTCGACCAACATCGGCTGGCAGAACAGGGACGCGTACGGCAATTCCCTCGGAAGCCGCCAGCGAGAGAAGATGCAGCGCCTGCGCAAGTGGAACGAGCGGTTCCGCACCCGCGACTCCAAGGAGCGGAATCTGAAGCAGGCGCTCGGCGAGATCGACCGCATGGCGAGCGCGCTCGGCCTCCCCGAGAACGTCCGGGAGACTGCCTCGGTCATCTACCGGCGCGCGCTCGACGAGGACCTCCTGCCCGGTCGCTCCATCGAGGGCGTCGCCACCAGCGCGCTCTACGCCGCGGCGCGACAGACCGGCACCCCCCGGTCCATCGACGAGGTCGCCAACGTCAGCCGCATCGACGAGATGGAGTTCAAGCGGACCTACCGCTACATCGTCCGCGAACTGAACCTCCAGATTCAGCCTGCCGACCCCGAGGACTACGTCGCGCGGTTCGCCAGCGAACTCGGCATCTCCGACGAGTCCGAGCGCCGGGCCCGCGAGCTCCTCCGGAACGCCAAGCGCAAGGGCCTCCACAGCGGGAAGTCGCCGGTGGGCCTCGCCGCGGCCGCGGTCTACGCCGGGCCGCTGCTGACCAACGAGAAGGTGACTCAGGCCGAGGTCAGCGAGGTCGCGCAGGTCAGCGAGGTCACCATCCGGAACCGCTACCACGAACTCCTCGAAGCCGAGGACGAGGCGTTCGCCGCGGCATAA
- a CDS encoding phosphoribosyltransferase translates to MFQNRTDAGRQLGALLADGNVEADIVLGIPRGGLPVARAVADALDAPLDVVVASKIGAPSNPELAVGAVASDGTVWYNDDLLDRVGASEAYLDRERERETAVARGKLERYRGSDRPPDVEGKRVVVVDDGLATGATTIAALRQVRAAGAARVVLAVPVGSPDSVERLRAEADEVVAVETPPHFSAVGQFYRDFGQVSDEQAMSYLDR, encoded by the coding sequence GTGTTCCAGAACCGAACCGACGCCGGACGACAGCTCGGTGCCCTGCTGGCCGACGGGAACGTCGAGGCCGACATCGTGCTGGGAATCCCGCGTGGCGGTCTGCCCGTCGCGCGCGCCGTCGCCGACGCGCTCGACGCGCCCCTCGACGTGGTGGTCGCGTCGAAGATAGGCGCGCCGAGCAACCCGGAACTCGCGGTCGGCGCGGTAGCGAGCGACGGCACGGTCTGGTACAACGACGACCTGCTCGACCGGGTCGGTGCGAGCGAGGCGTACCTCGACCGCGAACGCGAGCGCGAGACCGCGGTCGCCCGCGGGAAACTCGAACGCTACCGCGGGTCCGACCGACCCCCGGACGTGGAGGGAAAGCGCGTGGTCGTGGTCGACGACGGCCTCGCGACCGGCGCGACCACCATCGCCGCGCTCCGGCAGGTCCGGGCGGCCGGGGCCGCGCGGGTCGTCCTCGCGGTGCCGGTCGGCTCCCCGGACTCGGTCGAGCGACTCCGCGCCGAGGCCGACGAGGTGGTCGCGGTCGAGACCCCGCCGCATTTCAGTGCTGTGGGGCAGTTCTACCGGGATTTCGGGCAGGTGTCCGACGAGCAGGCGATGTCGTACCTCGACCGGTGA
- a CDS encoding KTSC domain-containing protein produces the protein MQAITEAGERIECEDVEEGDHGLLCYHGGRIVGYAPYEKLAYVAETRTPVASSSIRSVGYDSDGETLEIEFQSGGIYRYDDVPRETYEGLLGARSHGSYFHENVRGQYDYRRIR, from the coding sequence ATGCAGGCGATAACCGAGGCGGGCGAGCGAATCGAGTGCGAGGACGTGGAGGAGGGAGACCACGGTCTGCTGTGCTACCACGGCGGGCGAATCGTCGGCTACGCGCCCTACGAGAAGCTGGCCTACGTGGCCGAGACCCGGACGCCGGTCGCGTCGAGTAGCATCCGGAGCGTCGGTTACGATAGCGACGGCGAGACCCTCGAAATCGAGTTCCAGAGCGGCGGCATCTACCGGTACGACGACGTGCCTCGCGAGACCTACGAGGGACTGCTCGGCGCGCGCTCCCACGGCTCGTACTTCCACGAGAACGTCCGCGGCCAGTACGACTACCGCCGGATTCGGTAA
- a CDS encoding glycerate kinase type-2 family protein: protein MTEDPSAGNDVRIRNRDALATTPARDLALDCVTAGIAAANPRRVVGEAVSVEDGVLRVADESHDLSAFSEVVVLGGGKAAGGVAAELEALLGDRLDRGVVVVDSPTECDRIDAVEGDHPIPTERGVAGARRVLDLADDADETTLVLAVVTGGASALLPAPAEGLGLADLRELTADLLESGATIDEINAVRKHCSALKGGRLAERVAPARVVGLVLSDVVGDDLGTVASGPLSPDPSTFEDALAVLDRRGTDPPEAVGERLERGARGELSETPTEGAAAFERVSMHVLASARTALDAAADVARDRGFAPLVLSSRVRGEAREAAKTHAAIAEEVRATGNPVESPAILLSGGETTVTVRGDGSGGPNLEFALSAGLELDAAGVALASVDTDGRDGGTEVAGGLVDSETVGGRTTGTVEGGISAASAREALAANDSLPALDAADCAIRTGPTGTNVNDLRVVVVEERE from the coding sequence ATGACCGAGGACCCTTCGGCCGGGAACGACGTTCGAATCCGGAACCGAGACGCGCTCGCGACCACGCCCGCCCGCGACCTCGCGCTCGACTGCGTGACCGCCGGAATCGCTGCGGCGAACCCCCGGCGGGTCGTCGGCGAGGCGGTCTCGGTCGAGGACGGGGTCCTGAGGGTCGCCGACGAGTCCCACGACCTGAGCGCTTTCTCCGAGGTGGTCGTCCTCGGCGGCGGCAAGGCCGCCGGGGGCGTCGCCGCCGAACTGGAGGCCCTGCTGGGCGACCGACTCGACCGCGGGGTCGTGGTCGTCGACTCGCCGACCGAGTGCGACCGAATCGACGCGGTGGAGGGCGACCACCCGATTCCGACCGAGCGCGGGGTCGCTGGCGCTCGCCGCGTGCTCGACCTCGCCGACGACGCCGACGAGACGACGCTCGTCCTCGCGGTCGTGACGGGCGGCGCGAGCGCGCTGTTGCCCGCTCCGGCCGAGGGGCTCGGGCTCGCCGACCTGCGCGAACTCACCGCCGACCTGCTCGAAAGCGGCGCGACCATCGACGAGATCAACGCGGTCCGCAAGCACTGCTCGGCGCTGAAGGGCGGGCGACTCGCCGAGCGAGTCGCCCCGGCCCGGGTTGTCGGACTCGTTCTGAGCGACGTGGTGGGCGACGACCTCGGGACCGTCGCCAGCGGGCCGCTCTCGCCCGACCCCTCGACCTTCGAGGACGCGCTCGCCGTGCTGGACCGCCGGGGGACCGACCCGCCGGAGGCGGTCGGCGAGCGACTGGAGCGCGGCGCGCGCGGCGAGCTATCCGAGACGCCGACCGAGGGGGCCGCCGCCTTCGAGCGCGTCTCGATGCACGTCCTCGCGAGCGCGAGGACCGCGCTCGACGCCGCGGCAGACGTGGCCCGAGACCGCGGATTCGCTCCGCTGGTCCTCTCCTCGCGGGTGCGGGGCGAGGCCCGCGAGGCCGCAAAGACCCACGCCGCAATCGCCGAGGAGGTCCGCGCGACCGGGAATCCGGTCGAATCGCCCGCGATACTCCTCTCGGGCGGCGAGACCACGGTGACCGTCCGGGGCGACGGGTCGGGCGGGCCGAACCTCGAGTTCGCGCTGTCGGCCGGGCTCGAACTCGACGCCGCGGGCGTCGCGCTCGCCAGCGTGGACACCGACGGCCGCGACGGCGGGACCGAGGTCGCGGGCGGACTCGTCGATTCGGAGACCGTGGGCGGGCGGACCACGGGGACGGTCGAGGGAGGAATCTCGGCGGCGAGCGCCCGTGAGGCGCTCGCCGCCAACGACTCGCTCCCCGCGCTCGACGCCGCCGACTGCGCGATTCGTACCGGCCCCACCGGCACGAACGTCAACGACCTGCGGGTCGTGGTGGTCGAGGAGCGCGAGTAA
- a CDS encoding arylsulfotransferase family protein has translation MATEKTRFSRAWLVRGMVLVLIVSLLAPSAVSALTYEPTNLQKGTIDKPANGTTVISIQGFKFAGQSSGKKPARIVGVSPRGDVEWVHNGSNNGVTWFYDVDPLDNGNLLISGTAQGASTVYEWDPQEDEIVWSERFEGVHDTHDADLINDGEEILVANMRNYNTTSEENEDRIFVYDREDEEITWEWHFDDHTNWTEDQGGPYAAEEAPNSDWTHVNDVDKIDDGQFLVSPRNMDQVMVINRSTKEIDMRLGEDDNYDIMHEQHNPDYHESENGTPTITVADSENDRVVEYAKRGDDWQRTWELGSNQDFNWPRDADRLPNGNTLVVDSNNQRVIEVNPEGEVVWEFYAPWAPYDVERMHLGDEPGGPTIADQDAEGSYDVSGSAGITPGTGERLTFSQWLSGAFAGTAVEAPADAFANRWSKIAPWVRPVWMGPWDFVGVVVAALVLVSWILGELVYNRKRIRNGVGRRLA, from the coding sequence ATGGCGACTGAAAAGACGCGGTTTTCGCGGGCGTGGCTGGTACGCGGCATGGTGTTGGTGCTCATCGTGTCGTTGCTCGCCCCCTCTGCGGTCTCCGCCCTGACGTACGAACCGACCAACCTTCAGAAAGGCACCATCGACAAGCCAGCGAACGGGACCACCGTCATCTCGATTCAGGGGTTCAAGTTCGCCGGGCAGTCCAGCGGAAAGAAGCCCGCTCGCATCGTGGGCGTGAGCCCCCGCGGTGACGTAGAGTGGGTACACAACGGCTCGAACAACGGCGTGACGTGGTTCTACGACGTCGACCCCCTCGACAACGGGAACCTGCTCATCTCCGGGACGGCCCAAGGCGCGAGCACCGTCTACGAGTGGGACCCACAGGAGGACGAAATCGTGTGGTCCGAGCGCTTCGAGGGCGTCCACGACACCCACGACGCCGACCTCATCAACGACGGCGAGGAAATCCTCGTCGCCAACATGCGCAACTACAACACGACCAGCGAGGAGAACGAGGACCGCATCTTCGTCTACGACCGCGAGGACGAAGAGATAACGTGGGAGTGGCACTTCGACGACCACACCAACTGGACCGAAGACCAGGGCGGTCCCTACGCCGCCGAGGAAGCGCCCAACAGCGACTGGACCCACGTCAACGACGTCGACAAGATCGACGACGGCCAGTTCCTCGTCTCGCCCCGGAACATGGACCAGGTGATGGTCATCAACCGCTCCACCAAGGAGATTGACATGCGCCTCGGGGAGGACGACAACTACGACATCATGCACGAGCAGCACAACCCCGACTACCACGAGAGTGAGAACGGGACGCCGACGATAACGGTCGCCGACAGCGAGAACGACCGCGTCGTCGAGTACGCCAAGCGCGGCGACGACTGGCAACGGACGTGGGAACTCGGCTCGAACCAGGACTTCAACTGGCCCCGCGACGCCGACCGCCTGCCGAACGGCAACACGCTCGTGGTCGACTCGAACAACCAGCGCGTCATCGAGGTCAACCCCGAAGGCGAGGTCGTCTGGGAGTTCTACGCGCCGTGGGCCCCCTACGACGTCGAGCGGATGCACCTTGGCGACGAACCCGGCGGTCCCACCATCGCCGACCAGGACGCCGAGGGCTCCTACGACGTGTCCGGCAGCGCGGGAATCACCCCCGGCACCGGCGAACGGCTCACATTCTCCCAGTGGCTGAGCGGCGCGTTCGCCGGGACCGCGGTCGAAGCGCCCGCCGACGCGTTCGCCAACCGCTGGTCGAAAATCGCGCCGTGGGTCCGTCCGGTCTGGATGGGTCCGTGGGACTTCGTGGGCGTCGTGGTCGCGGCGCTCGTGCTGGTCTCCTGGATACTCGGCGAACTCGTCTACAACCGCAAGCGCATCCGCAACGGCGTCGGGCGGCGACTCGCCTGA
- a CDS encoding DUF7576 family protein, with amino-acid sequence MPELYGEYEGDAESQYVGCLNCGDAVDLFEPHPMFRDESVSEVGDVTARTYHFCSDGCLQTWKKKREYGE; translated from the coding sequence ATGCCGGAACTGTACGGCGAGTACGAGGGGGACGCCGAGTCCCAGTACGTCGGGTGTCTCAACTGCGGCGACGCGGTCGACCTGTTCGAACCCCACCCGATGTTCCGCGACGAGTCGGTGTCCGAGGTCGGCGACGTGACCGCACGCACCTACCACTTCTGTAGCGATGGGTGCCTGCAAACGTGGAAGAAGAAACGAGAGTACGGGGAGTGA
- a CDS encoding GMC family oxidoreductase encodes MATQLDPVDVVTVGAGWTGGIVAKELAQEGYDVVSLERGGDVSTDDFLTAHDELGYALRYKLMQDLSKETITFRNGTDQPALPMRRYGAFLPGTGTGGAGVHWNGVTWRFLPYDFQIRSRTVERYGEDKIPENMQLQDWGLTYEEMEPYYDQFEYTAGISGTAGNIEGETQDAGNPYEGPRARDYPLPPMQTTPPLARFMDAADELGYEPFMQPSANLTEEYTNPDGVRMGRCEYCGYCERFGCEWGAKSSPIISVLPAARETGNFELRNNSHVVELLYDAGRQRVQGVRYVDRETNDVYVQPAETVALTAYVLNNVRLLLLSDIGESYDPETGEGVVGKNYCYQNFGASATGFFDDERWNLYMGAGALGAAIDDFNGDNFDHSDLDFIHGGNVSISQTGQRPIANNPTPGDTPSWGSEFKEASLDAYHSTLSISAQGSVMPFQRNYLDLDPTYTDQYGQPLLRMTFDWREQDRNLVEHIGPQLEEIMQEMGADRVDANTSLEGSFDITPYQSTHNTGGAIMGDDPDESVVNTYLQAWEAENLFVPGASAFPHNSGYNPTGTVGALAFRAAEGMLEYLDDPQMLESPN; translated from the coding sequence ATGGCGACCCAACTCGACCCGGTCGACGTGGTCACGGTCGGTGCGGGCTGGACCGGGGGTATCGTCGCCAAGGAACTCGCTCAGGAGGGCTACGACGTGGTGAGCCTCGAACGCGGCGGGGACGTCTCGACCGACGACTTCCTCACCGCCCACGACGAGCTGGGGTATGCCCTCCGATACAAGCTGATGCAGGACCTCTCGAAGGAGACCATCACGTTCCGGAACGGCACCGACCAGCCCGCCCTGCCGATGCGCCGATATGGCGCGTTCCTGCCCGGAACCGGCACCGGCGGCGCGGGCGTCCACTGGAACGGGGTGACGTGGCGGTTCCTGCCCTACGACTTCCAGATTCGGTCCCGGACCGTCGAACGGTACGGCGAGGACAAGATACCCGAGAACATGCAGTTGCAGGACTGGGGGCTCACCTACGAGGAGATGGAGCCGTACTACGACCAGTTCGAGTACACGGCGGGCATCTCCGGCACCGCCGGGAACATCGAGGGCGAGACCCAGGACGCGGGCAACCCCTACGAGGGACCGCGGGCGCGGGACTACCCGCTCCCCCCGATGCAGACGACGCCGCCGCTCGCGCGGTTCATGGACGCGGCCGACGAACTGGGGTACGAACCGTTCATGCAACCGTCGGCCAACCTCACCGAGGAGTACACCAACCCCGACGGCGTCCGAATGGGTCGCTGCGAGTACTGCGGCTACTGCGAGCGGTTCGGCTGTGAGTGGGGCGCGAAGTCCTCGCCAATCATCTCGGTGTTGCCCGCCGCCCGCGAGACGGGGAACTTCGAACTCCGGAACAACTCCCACGTAGTCGAGCTGCTCTACGACGCTGGGCGCCAGCGCGTGCAGGGCGTCAGGTACGTCGACAGAGAGACCAACGACGTGTACGTCCAACCGGCCGAGACCGTCGCGCTGACCGCCTACGTCCTCAACAACGTCCGTCTGCTGTTGCTGTCGGACATCGGCGAGTCCTACGACCCCGAGACGGGCGAGGGCGTGGTCGGGAAGAACTACTGCTACCAGAACTTCGGGGCGAGCGCGACGGGGTTCTTCGACGACGAGCGGTGGAACCTCTACATGGGCGCTGGCGCGCTCGGCGCGGCCATCGACGACTTCAACGGCGACAACTTCGACCACTCGGACCTCGACTTCATCCACGGCGGGAACGTCTCGATATCCCAGACCGGCCAGCGACCCATCGCCAACAACCCCACGCCGGGGGACACGCCGAGCTGGGGGTCGGAGTTCAAGGAGGCGAGTCTCGACGCCTACCACAGCACGCTGTCCATCTCGGCGCAGGGGTCGGTGATGCCGTTCCAGCGGAACTACCTCGACCTCGACCCGACCTACACCGACCAGTACGGCCAGCCGCTCCTGCGGATGACCTTCGACTGGCGCGAGCAGGACCGCAACCTCGTCGAGCACATCGGCCCGCAGTTGGAGGAGATAATGCAGGAGATGGGTGCCGACCGGGTCGACGCGAACACCTCGCTCGAAGGCAGCTTCGACATCACGCCGTACCAGTCGACCCACAACACCGGCGGGGCCATCATGGGCGACGACCCCGACGAGTCGGTCGTCAACACCTACCTGCAGGCGTGGGAGGCCGAGAACCTCTTCGTTCCGGGCGCGTCGGCGTTCCCGCACAACAGCGGCTACAACCCGACCGGGACCGTCGGCGCGCTCGCGTTCCGCGCGGCCGAGGGGATGTTGGAGTACCTCGACGACCCCCAGATGCTCGAAAGCCCGAACTGA
- the hflX gene encoding GTPase HflX, whose amino-acid sequence MQARRAVVAKRTDSRAVDTDEVRRLAEAAGYEVVAELTQTRAEDSTTQFGRGKVEELVETVAETDASVVVFDNELTPTQTVELAEACPGETTVLDRYRLVLDIFESGAGTKRAELQVRREQLQWELPRIRECSDEQAMNRFTESGTRYYDVRDRIDELDRKLADLGERAHQRRERRREEGFEFVALAGYTNAGKSTLLHRLADDLDFEAREADHADLDATAEVEDRLFKTLDTTTRRATVRGRRALVTDTVGFVDDLPHDLVSSFHDTLSATESAECVVLVADASDPPAELRRKLRTGFDLLEDAEGEVVVALNKADLVPEGDLAARREVAADFAAEPLAVSATAGTNLDALRDRIAAALPDRREATLSVPNDDDAMSLVSWLYDRVRVEDVTYADDEVRVEFAGTPSIVERARGRADRLVSES is encoded by the coding sequence ATGCAAGCAAGACGTGCAGTCGTCGCGAAGCGCACCGACTCCCGGGCCGTCGATACCGACGAGGTCCGCAGACTGGCAGAGGCCGCCGGATACGAGGTCGTCGCCGAACTCACCCAGACCCGCGCGGAGGACTCCACTACCCAGTTCGGTCGCGGGAAGGTCGAGGAGCTGGTCGAGACCGTGGCCGAGACCGACGCGAGCGTCGTCGTGTTCGACAACGAACTCACGCCGACCCAGACCGTCGAACTCGCGGAGGCGTGTCCCGGCGAGACGACGGTCCTCGACCGGTACCGATTGGTCCTCGACATCTTCGAATCGGGTGCGGGGACCAAGCGGGCGGAGTTGCAGGTCCGACGCGAGCAGTTGCAGTGGGAACTCCCGAGAATTCGGGAGTGTTCCGACGAGCAGGCCATGAACCGATTCACCGAGTCGGGGACGCGCTACTACGACGTCCGCGACCGCATCGACGAACTCGACCGGAAGCTCGCCGACCTCGGCGAGCGGGCCCACCAGCGCCGCGAGCGCCGCCGCGAGGAGGGCTTCGAGTTCGTCGCGCTGGCGGGCTACACCAACGCCGGTAAGTCGACACTCCTCCATCGACTGGCCGACGACCTCGACTTCGAGGCCCGCGAGGCCGACCACGCCGACCTCGACGCGACCGCCGAGGTCGAAGACCGCCTGTTCAAGACGCTCGACACCACCACGCGCCGGGCGACCGTCCGCGGTCGGCGCGCGCTCGTCACCGACACCGTGGGGTTCGTCGACGACCTCCCCCACGACCTCGTCTCGTCGTTCCACGACACGCTCTCGGCGACCGAGTCCGCGGAGTGCGTCGTCCTCGTGGCCGACGCCAGCGACCCGCCCGCCGAACTCCGACGGAAACTACGGACCGGGTTCGACCTGCTCGAAGACGCCGAGGGCGAGGTCGTGGTCGCGCTGAACAAGGCCGACCTCGTCCCCGAGGGCGACCTCGCGGCGCGCCGCGAGGTCGCCGCCGACTTCGCCGCCGAGCCACTCGCCGTCAGCGCGACGGCGGGCACGAACCTCGACGCGCTCCGGGACCGGATCGCCGCGGCCCTGCCCGACCGCCGCGAGGCGACCCTCTCGGTCCCGAACGACGACGACGCGATGAGCCTCGTGTCGTGGCTCTACGACCGGGTGCGGGTCGAGGACGTGACCTACGCCGACGACGAGGTCCGGGTCGAGTTCGCGGGGACCCCCTCGATAGTCGAACGCGCGCGAGGACGGGCCGACCGACTGGTCTCCGAGTCGTGA
- a CDS encoding DJ-1/PfpI family protein, producing the protein MPAKRLLMIVGDFGEDYETMVPFQALQAVGHKVEAVCPEKGEGDTVKTAVHDFRGDQTYVESRGHDFRLTASMDEIDPAEYDGLVLPGGRAPEYLRTYDEVLDAVRHFFEADKPVAAICHAAQILAAADVIEGRTCAAYSALESDVESAGGEYYDGVTTDGNLVTGRDWSDHVEWLAQFFDVLGTEVEHGDRVAERAED; encoded by the coding sequence ATGCCAGCCAAACGGCTCCTGATGATAGTCGGCGACTTCGGCGAGGACTACGAGACCATGGTACCGTTTCAGGCCCTGCAGGCGGTCGGCCACAAGGTCGAGGCCGTCTGCCCCGAGAAGGGCGAGGGCGACACCGTCAAGACCGCGGTCCACGACTTCCGGGGCGACCAGACCTACGTCGAGTCGCGGGGCCACGACTTCCGGCTCACCGCGTCGATGGACGAAATCGACCCCGCTGAGTACGACGGACTGGTCCTGCCCGGCGGGCGCGCGCCCGAGTACCTCCGGACCTACGACGAGGTGCTCGACGCGGTCCGGCACTTCTTCGAGGCGGACAAGCCGGTCGCGGCCATCTGTCACGCCGCCCAGATACTCGCGGCCGCCGACGTGATCGAGGGCCGGACCTGCGCGGCGTACTCCGCGCTCGAATCCGACGTGGAGAGCGCTGGCGGCGAGTACTACGACGGCGTGACGACCGACGGGAACCTCGTGACCGGCCGCGACTGGAGCGACCACGTCGAGTGGCTCGCCCAGTTCTTCGACGTGCTGGGAACAGAGGTCGAACACGGCGACCGTGTCGCAGAGCGCGCGGAGGACTGA
- a CDS encoding gluconate 2-dehydrogenase subunit 3 family protein produces the protein MPGERQEGATGGEQDERLDDSDEPTFDFTRRGVMRAGGGLAVAGFVGDTWFEDDGFDLEAAQEVEISAQGLEYFTIEQARVVHDLTGRIYPSDDNGPGAPEAGVVYFVDEQMNSAWGRGDRWYMDPPFAGKQPTPSFEEEAQDPSETDVEVSFGDQEPAATQGWQYTATPETAWSDGIEAVEEYAQSEYDDAFVDLDGDQQDEIVQALQDGEVDTFEDKAIDSEGFFLLAYQNTLEGMFADPMYGGNREMIGWRLKNFPGTPGALGSYRNQIAEGEYIEVGSDDFRKMADDVESLGLNGNGGSVDLGGENETDNTTAGNSSASDSRGHSHVHAASEGDFPKVVDKEAARGNADGRDDDEDEGGES, from the coding sequence ATGCCGGGGGAACGACAGGAGGGGGCGACCGGCGGGGAACAGGACGAACGACTCGACGACTCGGACGAACCGACCTTCGACTTCACGCGAAGGGGGGTGATGCGCGCCGGAGGCGGTCTCGCGGTCGCCGGATTCGTCGGCGATACGTGGTTCGAAGACGACGGGTTCGACCTCGAAGCCGCTCAGGAGGTCGAAATCTCCGCGCAGGGGCTGGAGTACTTCACCATCGAGCAGGCACGCGTGGTCCACGACCTGACGGGTCGCATCTACCCGTCCGACGACAACGGCCCGGGCGCGCCCGAGGCGGGCGTGGTCTACTTCGTCGACGAGCAGATGAACTCCGCGTGGGGCCGGGGCGACCGGTGGTACATGGACCCGCCGTTCGCGGGAAAGCAACCCACGCCGTCGTTCGAGGAGGAGGCTCAGGACCCTTCGGAGACCGACGTCGAGGTCTCGTTCGGGGACCAGGAACCCGCGGCGACGCAGGGCTGGCAGTACACGGCTACCCCCGAGACCGCGTGGAGCGACGGCATCGAGGCGGTCGAGGAGTACGCCCAGAGCGAGTACGACGACGCGTTCGTCGACCTCGACGGCGACCAGCAGGACGAAATCGTTCAGGCGCTTCAGGACGGCGAGGTGGACACGTTCGAGGACAAGGCCATCGACTCAGAGGGGTTCTTCCTGCTGGCGTACCAGAACACGCTGGAGGGGATGTTCGCCGACCCGATGTACGGGGGCAACCGCGAGATGATCGGGTGGCGGCTCAAGAACTTCCCCGGCACGCCCGGCGCGCTCGGGAGCTACCGCAACCAGATCGCCGAGGGCGAGTACATCGAGGTCGGCTCCGACGACTTCCGGAAGATGGCCGACGACGTGGAGTCGCTGGGCCTCAACGGAAACGGCGGGAGCGTGGACCTCGGTGGCGAGAACGAGACCGACAACACCACCGCGGGCAACAGTAGCGCCAGCGACAGTCGCGGCCACAGCCACGTCCACGCCGCCTCCGAGGGCGATTTCCCGAAGGTCGTGGACAAGGAGGCCGCCAGGGGGAACGCCGACGGCCGTGACGACGACGAGGACGAGGGGGGTGAGAGCTGA